A region from the Sandaracinus amylolyticus genome encodes:
- a CDS encoding GGDEF domain-containing protein has product MFVDRERITLSAAAMRFVLAVFSLVGLPSALPAMSAHLSVFVAYMLAACVFQWMIWKKIGGLARAMISGLVDVAMITFIVHRVGSGSTMMVALYFFAGMMNTLVVGRREGLVLAAIGALAYDVLLVAESTGHLPYAPDGPAWIASAPDPIEAVGSGLMMTVMSLALTALVGALVHQNARREQELIAANKKLQELSLRDPLTQLYNRRYLMERIDAELARVRRGKSLAVIMVDLDRFKRVNDDTGHQRGDLLLQELARGLARSVRETDVVGRYGGDEFVVILPDTDETQGTNVANRVVEGIREVGSTFDADRPVTASVGLAQARTADDARTLLQRADRASYDAKGRGGDRVARDSQAPATSDAVLEQHAP; this is encoded by the coding sequence GTGTTCGTCGATCGCGAGCGCATCACCTTGTCCGCGGCGGCGATGCGGTTCGTCCTCGCGGTGTTCTCGCTCGTCGGCCTCCCGAGCGCGCTGCCCGCGATGTCGGCGCACCTCTCGGTGTTCGTCGCGTACATGCTCGCGGCGTGCGTCTTCCAGTGGATGATCTGGAAGAAGATCGGCGGCCTCGCGCGCGCGATGATCTCGGGCCTCGTCGACGTCGCGATGATCACGTTCATCGTGCATCGCGTCGGCAGCGGCTCGACCATGATGGTCGCCCTCTACTTCTTCGCGGGCATGATGAACACGCTCGTCGTCGGCCGGCGCGAAGGGCTCGTGCTCGCGGCGATCGGCGCGCTCGCGTACGACGTCCTGCTCGTCGCGGAGAGCACCGGCCATCTGCCCTACGCGCCCGACGGTCCGGCGTGGATCGCGTCGGCGCCCGACCCGATCGAGGCGGTCGGCTCGGGACTGATGATGACCGTCATGTCGCTCGCGCTCACCGCGCTCGTCGGCGCGCTCGTGCACCAGAACGCGCGGCGCGAGCAGGAGCTGATCGCGGCGAACAAGAAGCTGCAGGAGCTCAGCCTGCGCGACCCGCTCACGCAGCTCTACAACCGCCGCTACCTGATGGAGCGCATCGACGCCGAGCTCGCGCGCGTGCGGCGCGGCAAGTCGCTTGCGGTGATCATGGTCGACCTCGATCGCTTCAAGCGCGTGAACGACGACACCGGTCACCAGCGCGGCGATCTGCTCCTCCAGGAGCTCGCGCGCGGCCTCGCGCGCTCGGTGCGCGAGACCGACGTCGTCGGCCGCTACGGCGGCGACGAGTTCGTCGTGATCCTCCCCGACACCGACGAGACGCAGGGGACGAACGTCGCGAACCGCGTCGTGGAGGGCATCCGCGAGGTCGGGTCCACCTTCGATGCCGATCGCCCGGTGACCGCGAGCGTCGGCCTCGCGCAGGCGCGCACCGCCGACGACGCGCGCACGCTGCTGCAGCGCGCGGATCGCGCGTCGTACGACGCGAAGGGGCGCGGCGGTGATCGCGTCGCGCGCGACTCGCAGGCGCCCGCGACGAGCGACGCGGTGCTCGAGCAGCACGCGCCCTGA
- a CDS encoding TolC family protein translates to MQSLIIRVPLLVALLALPSAASAQQPLYVFLRAAEEGGALDVREAELTRDQARSQVDEARARLLPSLSASAGYTRNQAEVVAEFPAPDDTGMLQTQRAVITPYDQLEARVALTVPLIDVGAWSSFFGAEASADAETMRADARAIDVRVSVVTAYHALVAARAVQDAAARTLSAAEENLAVVSSRADAGLASELDRQRAIADVERAHQSVAEADLQEALASRQLYVATSLEPDGTRASLDASLEDEAPLATWMRAASDLPAVRAAVHDVRAAELARDAAWQSMLPTISASASERITNAAGFGPEALWAVGVSASWVLDFGRPASLGTRERQIALAEVRLDRAQRSAETSIYEAWHRVRSLVARARSARAAEAASERAAVVARARAEAGTGTQLELSQAERDLFSASVQRIQADADLEVSRLALRLRSGLSIDAGGTP, encoded by the coding sequence ATGCAATCACTCATTATTCGCGTCCCACTGCTCGTCGCGCTGCTCGCGCTCCCATCGGCGGCGAGCGCGCAGCAGCCGCTCTACGTGTTCCTCCGCGCCGCGGAGGAGGGCGGCGCGCTCGACGTGCGCGAGGCCGAGCTCACGCGCGATCAAGCGCGCTCGCAGGTGGACGAGGCGCGCGCGCGCCTCTTGCCGTCGCTGAGCGCGAGCGCGGGCTACACGCGCAACCAGGCCGAGGTCGTCGCGGAGTTCCCCGCGCCCGACGACACCGGCATGCTGCAGACGCAGCGCGCGGTGATCACGCCCTACGATCAGCTCGAGGCGCGCGTCGCGCTCACCGTGCCGCTGATCGACGTCGGCGCGTGGTCGAGCTTCTTCGGCGCCGAGGCGAGCGCGGACGCCGAGACCATGCGCGCCGACGCGCGCGCGATCGACGTGCGCGTCTCGGTCGTCACCGCGTACCACGCGCTCGTCGCCGCGCGTGCGGTCCAGGACGCCGCGGCGCGCACGCTGTCTGCTGCGGAGGAGAACCTCGCGGTCGTCTCGTCGCGCGCCGACGCGGGCCTCGCGTCGGAGCTCGATCGACAACGCGCGATCGCCGACGTCGAGCGCGCGCACCAGAGCGTCGCCGAAGCGGACCTCCAGGAGGCGCTCGCGTCGCGACAGCTGTACGTCGCGACGAGCCTCGAGCCCGACGGCACGCGCGCCTCGCTCGACGCGTCGCTCGAGGACGAAGCGCCCCTCGCCACGTGGATGCGCGCCGCGAGCGATCTCCCCGCGGTGCGCGCCGCGGTGCACGACGTGCGCGCCGCCGAGCTCGCGCGCGATGCCGCGTGGCAGTCGATGCTCCCGACGATCTCCGCGTCCGCGAGCGAGCGCATCACGAACGCCGCGGGGTTCGGCCCCGAGGCGCTCTGGGCCGTCGGCGTGAGCGCGAGCTGGGTGCTCGACTTCGGGCGTCCCGCGTCGCTGGGCACGCGCGAGCGACAGATCGCGCTCGCCGAGGTCCGCCTCGATCGTGCGCAGCGCAGCGCCGAGACGTCGATCTACGAGGCGTGGCATCGCGTCCGCTCGCTCGTCGCGCGGGCCCGCTCCGCACGCGCCGCCGAGGCCGCGAGCGAGCGCGCCGCCGTGGTCGCGCGCGCCCGTGCCGAGGCGGGCACGGGCACCCAGCTCGAGCTCAGCCAGGCCGAGCGCGATCTCTTCAGCGCGTCGGTGCAGCGCATCCAAGCCGACGCGGATCTCGAGGTCTCGCGGCTCGCGCTCCGTCTCCGCAGCGGCCTCTCGATCGACGCGGGAGGCACGCCGTGA
- a CDS encoding HlyD family secretion protein, whose amino-acid sequence MHVVRRYLRPVLLIALVALLTVVVVRTALAGTDTAPRDVDRDIAARTEPTPGQQHDLTLRTPDGEWVGGLGLIEPARPESRLAPAVAGRIAAVHVEEGQRVAAGTLLVELESGPEQAALAAAEAEVAVAEATLVRSRRGVRAEDLEALTSDAQAASARAELSAGVLARLEAASRGGGVTVDELERARRQADADRLSALTASARQRAGQSGRREDVLVAHAQLQAAIARRDQARAALDRLRIVAPVDGEVLEVHFRVGEYAQPGGAEPLIVMGDTSRLRARIDVDERDVARVREGAAARISVDAFPDRFFDGRVVAIGRRMGRKNVRSDEPTERIDTKVLEVVVELGEDARELIVGQRAMGYLAPCE is encoded by the coding sequence ATGCACGTCGTTCGTCGATACCTCCGCCCCGTCCTGCTGATCGCCCTGGTCGCGCTGCTCACCGTCGTCGTCGTGCGCACCGCCCTCGCGGGCACCGACACCGCGCCGCGCGACGTCGATCGCGACATCGCCGCGCGCACCGAGCCGACACCGGGCCAACAGCACGACCTCACGCTGCGCACGCCCGACGGCGAGTGGGTCGGCGGGCTCGGCCTGATCGAGCCCGCGCGCCCCGAGTCGCGCCTCGCGCCGGCGGTCGCGGGCCGCATCGCGGCGGTGCACGTCGAAGAAGGGCAGCGCGTCGCCGCGGGCACGCTGCTCGTCGAGCTCGAGAGCGGCCCCGAGCAAGCCGCGCTCGCCGCCGCCGAGGCGGAGGTCGCGGTGGCCGAGGCGACGCTCGTGCGCAGCCGTCGTGGGGTGCGCGCCGAGGATCTCGAAGCGCTGACCAGTGACGCGCAGGCCGCGAGCGCGCGCGCAGAGCTCTCCGCCGGCGTGCTCGCGCGCCTCGAGGCGGCGTCGCGCGGCGGCGGCGTGACCGTCGACGAGCTCGAGCGCGCCCGACGACAAGCCGATGCGGATCGCCTGAGCGCGCTCACTGCGTCGGCGCGGCAGCGCGCGGGCCAGAGCGGCCGTCGCGAGGACGTGCTCGTCGCGCACGCACAGCTGCAGGCCGCGATCGCGCGCCGCGATCAGGCGCGCGCCGCGCTCGATCGACTGCGCATCGTCGCGCCGGTCGACGGAGAGGTCCTCGAGGTGCACTTCCGCGTCGGCGAGTACGCGCAGCCCGGCGGCGCGGAGCCGCTGATCGTGATGGGCGACACCTCTCGTCTGCGCGCGCGCATCGACGTCGACGAGCGCGACGTGGCGCGCGTGCGCGAAGGGGCGGCGGCGCGCATCTCGGTCGACGCGTTCCCCGATCGCTTCTTCGACGGTCGCGTCGTCGCGATCGGAAGGCGCATGGGCCGGAAGAACGTGCGCTCGGACGAGCCGACCGAGCGCATCGACACCAAGGTGCTCGAGGTCGTGGTCGAGCTCGGCGAAGACGCCCGCGAGCTGATCGTGGGCCAGCGCGCGATGGGCTATCTCGCGCCGTGCGAGTGA
- a CDS encoding four helix bundle protein, whose amino-acid sequence MLKITENAIECCRDVSRIAKQVAKHDRSLADQLRRAMASVALNAAEGSGAHDGNGRMRLRTALGSAREVDVALRVAEAFGYVDTLDAKLMNRLDALCAVLWKLTR is encoded by the coding sequence ATGCTGAAGATCACGGAGAACGCAATCGAGTGCTGTCGCGACGTGAGCCGGATCGCGAAGCAGGTCGCGAAGCACGACCGATCACTCGCGGATCAGCTTCGACGCGCGATGGCATCGGTCGCGCTGAACGCAGCCGAGGGCAGCGGCGCACACGACGGCAATGGACGAATGCGGCTCCGAACCGCGCTCGGAAGCGCACGCGAGGTCGACGTCGCGCTGCGCGTCGCAGAGGCGTTCGGATACGTCGACACGCTCGACGCGAAGCTGATGAACCGACTCGATGCGCTCTGCGCAGTGCTCTGGAAGCTGACGCGGTGA
- a CDS encoding DUF2750 domain-containing protein produces MASSTGWHPSDREIASVLRLNRDDRYAYAVKHIADEAALWSLRSDDGYVSGDAPDGAVYVAVWPHPRYAAACAVDAWAGCEAVRIDLDAWLERWTPGLTRDQRFVAVFPVPGEQRVIVAQPDRFAADLVTELDALE; encoded by the coding sequence GTGGCGAGCTCGACCGGGTGGCACCCGAGCGATCGCGAGATCGCGTCGGTGCTCCGTCTGAACCGCGACGACCGCTACGCGTACGCGGTCAAGCACATCGCGGACGAGGCTGCTCTGTGGAGCCTGCGCTCGGACGATGGCTACGTGAGCGGTGACGCGCCCGATGGAGCCGTGTACGTCGCCGTCTGGCCGCACCCCCGTTACGCAGCCGCGTGCGCGGTCGACGCGTGGGCGGGCTGTGAGGCCGTCCGCATCGATCTCGACGCGTGGCTGGAGCGATGGACACCCGGCCTCACTCGGGACCAGCGATTCGTCGCGGTGTTCCCGGTTCCCGGCGAGCAGCGAGTGATCGTCGCGCAGCCGGATCGTTTCGCCGCGGACCTGGTGACCGAGCTCGACGCTCTCGAGTGA
- a CDS encoding TetR/AcrR family transcriptional regulator translates to MARPTTISDDAILDAAREVFLERGPSATTAEVAARAGVSEGSIFKRWKTKEALFFACMAPIPIADMGWIAKLPSRVGTRTIRENLEEIALEIVALFRLIMPSILMAQSVGEHHRRLGDFDTSPPIVSRKKLAAYLDAERKLGRLRAIDVDVMSRTILGSLFSFVHLEVSLAGQDPAPIAAETFVRGLVEILVSGAVPEGAPTKPKRR, encoded by the coding sequence ATGGCCCGCCCGACCACGATCTCCGACGACGCAATCCTCGACGCCGCGCGCGAGGTGTTCCTCGAGCGCGGCCCGAGCGCGACCACCGCCGAGGTCGCGGCGCGCGCGGGCGTGTCGGAGGGCAGCATCTTCAAGCGCTGGAAGACGAAGGAGGCGCTCTTCTTCGCGTGCATGGCGCCCATCCCGATCGCCGACATGGGCTGGATCGCGAAGCTCCCGTCGCGCGTCGGCACGCGCACCATCCGCGAGAACCTCGAGGAGATCGCGCTCGAGATCGTCGCGCTGTTCCGCCTGATCATGCCCTCGATCCTGATGGCGCAGTCGGTGGGCGAGCATCATCGCCGGCTCGGCGACTTCGACACGTCGCCCCCGATCGTTTCGCGCAAGAAGCTCGCGGCGTACCTCGACGCGGAGCGCAAGCTCGGCCGCCTCCGCGCGATCGACGTCGACGTCATGTCGCGCACGATCCTCGGGTCCCTCTTCAGCTTCGTGCACCTCGAGGTCTCGCTCGCGGGGCAGGATCCCGCGCCCATCGCGGCCGAGACGTTCGTGCGCGGCCTCGTCGAGATCCTCGTCTCGGGCGCGGTGCCCGAAGGCGCTCCGACCAAGCCGAAGCGCAGGTAG
- a CDS encoding PD40 domain-containing protein: MTRAPVVSAVLFAFAFVFALGCDCGGDPPGGRSCDTSRDCRTGEMCIDNACTRGQDGAVPGLDAMPIDAPTSRIVSVRIEPATATLESIDGSRPTVDFMAISVFDDGVERPSNGPSFTIDNVSLGDLDEPSGEFAANGVIGGAATVTLSVPGPGGTVLTATAPLTVSIRRTLRGDGVTDEDVTRIDALTPVDDAARSAVVYPLDGVVMPQNVYPADVQWTTSAPGDLFRVTITKPSATVRAYLAYDPAMHWLVDETAWRSLAQTDPDAPAQLVVDRLEAASGQLVRSATIHMTFARAALTGSVYYWDIEAGRIVRIDDGAGSATSFMPTPPASPWTGENCVGCHSVSNSGRFMAGRLGGGNNIGGLFDLTTDLSANPAPTVYPLTASSLTWWFSSWSPDDTRLVVAYNDHDAATRQLRFYDPFAGTQVPISGTAPSGTHPAWSPDGTRIAYVEGANSWGGEFTTGNIAILPVPAADTVGSPVTIHVASTIPGSTADSYPTWSPDSQRIAFANGGGSRSERDLSSLYVMSGDGTGVTHLARASSAARLDYQPRFSPFTSGDPPEYYWMSFLSRRDYGNAPRGNVTRPLTRRQQIWVAAIRVGAAPGEDPSAVPYWLPGQNPLSANISAYWAPRPCREDGEGCSVGSECCGGDCRPPAGGGAPVCSPPPPENCRESGETCSTTADCCPDMGLTCINRVCVAGPG, encoded by the coding sequence ATGACGCGCGCTCCGGTCGTTTCCGCCGTCCTCTTCGCCTTCGCTTTCGTCTTCGCGCTCGGCTGCGACTGTGGTGGTGACCCGCCGGGCGGCCGCAGCTGCGACACCAGTCGAGACTGCCGCACCGGCGAGATGTGCATCGACAACGCGTGCACCCGCGGCCAGGACGGCGCGGTGCCGGGGCTCGACGCGATGCCGATCGACGCGCCGACGAGCCGCATCGTCTCGGTGCGCATCGAGCCCGCGACCGCGACCCTCGAGTCGATCGACGGCTCGCGCCCGACCGTCGACTTCATGGCGATCTCGGTCTTCGACGACGGCGTGGAGCGCCCGTCGAACGGGCCGTCGTTCACGATCGACAACGTCTCGCTCGGCGACCTCGACGAGCCGAGCGGCGAGTTCGCCGCGAACGGCGTGATCGGCGGCGCCGCGACCGTGACGCTGAGCGTGCCCGGCCCGGGCGGCACCGTGCTCACCGCGACCGCGCCCCTCACGGTCAGCATCCGCCGCACGTTGCGCGGCGACGGAGTCACCGACGAGGACGTCACGCGCATCGACGCGCTCACGCCGGTCGACGACGCGGCGCGCAGCGCGGTCGTGTACCCGCTCGACGGCGTGGTGATGCCGCAGAACGTCTACCCGGCCGACGTGCAGTGGACGACCTCGGCGCCCGGTGACCTCTTCCGCGTCACGATCACCAAGCCGAGCGCGACCGTGCGCGCGTACCTCGCGTACGACCCCGCGATGCACTGGCTCGTCGACGAGACCGCGTGGCGCTCGCTCGCGCAGACCGATCCCGACGCGCCCGCGCAGCTCGTCGTCGATCGTCTCGAGGCGGCGAGCGGCCAGCTCGTTCGCAGCGCGACGATCCACATGACCTTCGCGCGCGCCGCGCTCACCGGCAGCGTCTACTACTGGGACATCGAGGCCGGGCGGATCGTGCGCATCGACGATGGCGCGGGCAGCGCCACGTCGTTCATGCCGACCCCGCCGGCGTCGCCGTGGACCGGCGAGAACTGCGTCGGCTGCCACAGCGTCTCGAACAGCGGTCGCTTCATGGCCGGCCGGCTCGGCGGAGGCAACAACATCGGGGGCCTCTTCGATCTCACGACGGACCTGTCGGCCAACCCTGCTCCCACCGTCTACCCGCTGACGGCAAGCTCGCTGACCTGGTGGTTCTCGTCGTGGAGCCCTGACGACACGCGTCTCGTGGTCGCCTACAACGACCACGACGCCGCCACGCGCCAGCTCCGGTTCTACGACCCGTTCGCCGGAACGCAGGTGCCGATCAGCGGTACGGCGCCGAGCGGAACGCACCCGGCGTGGTCGCCCGACGGCACGCGCATCGCGTACGTCGAGGGCGCGAACAGCTGGGGCGGCGAGTTCACGACGGGCAACATCGCGATCCTGCCGGTGCCCGCGGCGGACACCGTCGGCTCGCCGGTCACGATCCACGTCGCCTCGACGATCCCGGGCTCGACCGCCGACAGCTATCCGACGTGGTCGCCCGACTCTCAGCGCATCGCGTTCGCGAACGGCGGCGGCTCGCGCAGCGAGCGTGATCTCTCCTCGCTCTACGTCATGAGCGGCGACGGGACGGGCGTGACCCACCTCGCGCGCGCATCGAGCGCCGCGCGGCTCGACTACCAGCCGCGGTTCTCGCCGTTCACCTCCGGCGATCCGCCGGAGTACTACTGGATGAGCTTCCTCTCGCGTCGCGACTACGGGAACGCGCCGCGCGGAAACGTCACGCGCCCGCTGACGCGTCGCCAGCAGATCTGGGTCGCCGCGATCCGCGTCGGCGCCGCCCCCGGCGAGGACCCGAGCGCCGTGCCCTACTGGCTCCCGGGCCAGAACCCGCTCAGCGCGAACATCAGCGCGTACTGGGCGCCGCGCCCGTGCCGCGAGGACGGCGAGGGCTGCAGCGTCGGCAGCGAGTGCTGTGGCGGCGACTGCCGTCCGCCGGCGGGCGGTGGCGCGCCGGTGTGCTCGCCGCCTCCGCCCGAGAACTGCCGCGAGTCGGGCGAGACCTGCAGCACCACCGCCGACTGCTGCCCCGACATGGGCCTGACCTGCATCAACCGCGTCTGCGTCGCAGGCCCGGGCTGA
- a CDS encoding ABC transporter permease, with amino-acid sequence MNDVIARPRRSAVRGRGGRLRLMALLAVRMMFHDRFKLVGTLLGVVFAVVLVNQQLGVLFALLDKNTMFVDHAGADVWILPPQTETLQGGAPIALSTLSLARTTAGAEWAEPLAFGTATVRRPDGGNEPVSLVGTRLPRLAGGPWNVVAGDPRDLADPDVVFFEDSQRTKLGGMNLRSVREMSGRRVVAGGFTWGLSPFAPPYAFAEHDTARDVLGIATDQTSFVLVGARDGVSPERLRDALAARLPDLRVVTAREFSTGIVAYLLAEQLGISFGTSTTFAVIVGFVIVALSMFSAVVDNVREFGTLKAMGCTTWDLASLLWAQSLLYAFLGTTFGLFLVTRMAEGMRSPQLSLVLPTWMWLGSYVGMAVLCVLASTLALVRVRNVEPGMVFR; translated from the coding sequence GTGAACGACGTGATCGCGCGACCGCGGCGCAGCGCGGTGCGCGGCCGGGGAGGGCGCCTCCGCCTGATGGCGCTGCTCGCCGTCCGCATGATGTTCCACGACCGCTTCAAGCTCGTCGGCACGCTGCTCGGCGTCGTGTTCGCGGTCGTGCTCGTGAACCAGCAGCTGGGCGTGCTCTTCGCGCTCCTCGACAAGAACACGATGTTCGTCGATCACGCGGGCGCCGACGTCTGGATCCTCCCGCCGCAGACCGAGACGCTGCAGGGCGGCGCGCCGATCGCGCTCTCCACGCTCTCCCTCGCGCGCACCACCGCGGGCGCGGAGTGGGCCGAGCCGCTCGCGTTCGGCACCGCGACGGTGCGCCGTCCCGACGGCGGAAACGAGCCCGTCTCGCTCGTCGGCACGCGCCTGCCGCGCCTCGCCGGCGGACCGTGGAACGTCGTCGCCGGCGATCCGCGCGACCTCGCGGATCCCGACGTCGTGTTCTTCGAGGACTCGCAGCGCACGAAGCTCGGCGGGATGAACCTCCGCAGCGTGCGCGAGATGTCGGGGCGCCGCGTCGTCGCGGGCGGCTTCACCTGGGGCCTCTCGCCGTTCGCGCCGCCCTACGCGTTCGCCGAGCACGACACCGCGCGCGACGTCCTCGGCATCGCCACCGATCAGACGAGCTTCGTGCTCGTCGGCGCGCGCGACGGGGTGTCTCCGGAGCGATTGCGCGACGCGCTCGCCGCGCGCCTTCCCGATCTCCGCGTCGTCACGGCGCGCGAGTTCTCGACGGGCATCGTCGCGTACCTGCTCGCCGAGCAGCTCGGGATCAGCTTCGGCACGTCGACGACGTTCGCGGTGATCGTCGGCTTCGTCATCGTCGCGCTCTCGATGTTCTCCGCGGTCGTCGACAACGTGCGCGAGTTCGGGACGCTCAAGGCGATGGGCTGCACGACGTGGGACCTCGCGTCGTTGCTCTGGGCGCAGTCGCTGCTCTACGCGTTCCTCGGCACGACGTTCGGGCTCTTCCTCGTCACGCGCATGGCCGAGGGGATGCGCTCGCCGCAGCTCTCGCTCGTGCTGCCGACGTGGATGTGGCTCGGCTCGTACGTCGGGATGGCGGTGCTCTGCGTGCTCGCGTCGACGCTCGCGCTGGTGCGCGTGCGCAACGTCGAGCCGGGGATGGTCTTCCGATGA
- a CDS encoding FAD-dependent oxidoreductase, whose protein sequence is MSDTRAVVVIGGGPAAVSAAVEAARHGAGVTLVAEEAIGGRSTHASLVPSKVLLHLVGERRVRKVSGRIDAEDLAHVIAEMGRVAEHEGARLSKRLEDAGVAIVRGLARFVAPDAIEIAREGKATRRERFDAAVIATGSVPWFPAGFFGDAAAAGGGRPDGERVLAPRHLRALRDLPRTMMVIGGGATGAEATHAFRELGVEVTWIVDDLGLLPGFDRELADSLGDVLMERGVKIVHGKRVTKVARSGESVTATLDGGRTYSAERAFVAVGRRADTARLGLDAIGVAVDARSGAVVVDDALRSTSVPSVLACGDAAGGAFVASKAHVEGWIAGRRAAGLDAPRVVANGWVETVYSEPELALVGLSPQRARFAKRDVDVRTVSFDESVKGTLHGVGVDRHARGMLRVVCDPETRVVLGASAIGPHAAEVLGPIAVAVRAKMTIEELGAAGMAAPTFGELAGVGGRS, encoded by the coding sequence ATGAGCGACACGCGGGCGGTGGTGGTGATCGGTGGGGGACCGGCGGCGGTGTCGGCCGCGGTGGAAGCGGCGCGACACGGCGCGGGCGTGACGCTGGTCGCGGAGGAAGCCATCGGTGGGCGCTCGACGCACGCCTCGCTCGTGCCCTCGAAGGTGCTGCTCCACCTCGTCGGCGAGCGGCGGGTGCGCAAGGTCTCGGGGCGCATCGACGCGGAGGACCTCGCGCACGTGATCGCGGAGATGGGGCGCGTCGCCGAGCACGAGGGCGCGCGGCTCTCGAAGCGGCTCGAGGACGCGGGCGTGGCGATCGTGCGCGGGCTCGCGCGCTTCGTCGCGCCCGATGCCATCGAGATCGCGCGCGAGGGCAAGGCGACGCGGCGCGAGCGCTTCGACGCGGCGGTGATCGCGACGGGGTCGGTGCCGTGGTTCCCGGCCGGGTTCTTCGGCGACGCTGCGGCGGCCGGCGGAGGGCGGCCCGACGGCGAGCGCGTCCTCGCGCCCCGGCACTTGCGCGCGCTGCGTGATCTGCCGCGCACGATGATGGTGATCGGCGGCGGCGCGACGGGCGCCGAGGCGACCCACGCGTTCCGCGAGCTCGGCGTCGAGGTGACGTGGATCGTCGACGACCTCGGCTTGTTGCCGGGGTTCGATCGCGAGCTCGCGGACTCGCTGGGCGACGTGCTGATGGAGCGCGGCGTGAAGATCGTGCACGGCAAGCGCGTGACGAAGGTCGCGCGCAGCGGCGAGAGCGTGACGGCGACGCTCGACGGTGGTCGCACCTACTCGGCGGAGCGTGCGTTCGTCGCGGTGGGACGTCGCGCCGACACGGCGCGGCTCGGGCTCGATGCGATCGGCGTGGCGGTCGACGCGCGGAGCGGCGCGGTGGTGGTCGACGACGCGCTGCGGTCGACGAGCGTTCCGAGCGTGCTCGCGTGCGGCGACGCGGCGGGCGGCGCGTTCGTCGCGAGCAAGGCGCACGTCGAGGGATGGATCGCGGGACGTCGCGCGGCCGGGCTCGATGCGCCGCGCGTGGTCGCGAACGGCTGGGTCGAGACGGTGTACAGCGAGCCGGAGCTCGCGCTCGTGGGGCTCTCGCCGCAGCGCGCGCGGTTCGCGAAGCGCGACGTCGACGTGCGCACGGTGTCGTTCGACGAGAGCGTGAAGGGCACGCTGCACGGCGTGGGCGTGGATCGGCACGCGCGCGGAATGCTGCGCGTGGTGTGCGATCCCGAGACGCGCGTGGTGCTCGGGGCGAGCGCGATCGGACCGCACGCGGCGGAGGTGCTCGGTCCGATCGCGGTCGCGGTGCGGGCGAAGATGACGATCGAAGAGCTCGGCGCGGCCGGAATGGCCGCGCCGACGTTCGGTGAGCTGGCAGGCGTGGGCGGGCGGAGCTGA
- a CDS encoding ABC transporter ATP-binding protein — MITIEATNVTKTYGTGSVAVHALRGVDFHAREGEFVMLNGPSGSGKTTLLSILGCVLTPSGGDVRLFEESLAGKREKDLPRLRLSYIGFIFQGHNLVASLDCRDNVALPMRMRGWSVREANREAEHLLRRVGLGDKADRLPSELSGGQRQRVAIARAVAGAPPIILADEPTASLDAETGMSITQLLKQMASEGGHTVVVVTHDNRIFHLADRIVNIEDGRIVSEGH, encoded by the coding sequence ATGATCACGATCGAAGCGACGAACGTCACGAAGACGTACGGCACCGGCAGCGTCGCGGTGCACGCGCTGCGCGGCGTCGACTTCCACGCGCGCGAGGGCGAGTTCGTGATGCTCAACGGCCCCTCGGGCAGCGGTAAGACCACGCTGCTCTCGATCCTCGGCTGCGTGCTCACGCCGAGCGGCGGCGACGTGCGGCTCTTCGAGGAGTCGCTCGCGGGCAAGCGCGAGAAGGACCTGCCGCGCCTCCGCCTCTCGTACATCGGGTTCATCTTCCAGGGGCACAACCTCGTCGCGTCGCTCGACTGCCGCGACAACGTCGCGCTCCCGATGCGCATGCGCGGCTGGTCGGTGCGCGAGGCGAACCGCGAGGCCGAGCACCTGCTGCGTCGCGTGGGCCTCGGCGACAAGGCCGATCGCCTGCCGAGCGAGCTCTCCGGCGGTCAGCGCCAGCGCGTCGCGATCGCGCGCGCGGTCGCGGGCGCGCCGCCGATCATCCTCGCCGACGAGCCCACCGCGAGCCTCGATGCCGAGACCGGCATGAGCATCACGCAGCTCCTCAAGCAGATGGCGAGCGAGGGCGGGCACACCGTCGTCGTCGTCACCCACGACAACCGGATCTTCCACCTCGCGGACCGCATCGTGAACATCGAGGACGGCCGCATCGTGAGCGAGGGACACTGA